In one Podarcis muralis chromosome 7, rPodMur119.hap1.1, whole genome shotgun sequence genomic region, the following are encoded:
- the ANKRD39 gene encoding ankyrin repeat domain-containing protein 39 isoform X2 has product MPDLGLARRGSGLFLQSDSCAAGTEERHSPNIWRTPGWERLVCFVGPTAASQNNNLKGLTMALSPGHSKDGSCCSHHVAVPSVHQTLEEMDFERGIWCAALNGDLEKVKKQILNQSNPSEPDPFGYTALHYASRNGHYDVCRFLLESGAACNAQTHGGATPLHRASYCGHTEVAELLLTYGADPAATDDDGKTCLHKAAENGHGDLCLLFLERNSDLRRLQDKSLRRACDLVPDTNEDLRKLLE; this is encoded by the exons ATGCCGGACTTGGGTCTGGCCCGGCGGGGCTCTGGCCTCTTCCTCCAGTCAGACAGCTGTGCTGCTGGGACTGAGGAGAGGCATAGtcccaatatctggaggacacctggttgggaaaggctggtctgCTTCGTGG GACCTACAGCTGCTTCCCAAAATAATAACCTCAAAGGGCTAACAATGGCATTGTCGCCTGGACACTCCAAGGATGGCTCCTGTTGCTCCCACCATGTGGCTGTGCCAAGTGTTCACCAGACTCTGGAGGAGATGGATTTTGAGAGAG GGATTTGGTGTGCTGCTCTGAATGGAGACCTTGAGAAGGTAAAAAAACAGATCCTAAACCAAAGTAATCCCAGCGAGCCAGATCCCTTTGGATACACAGCTTTG CACTACGCCAGCCGCAATGGCCATTATGACGTCTGCCGATTCCTCCTGGAGAGCGGAGCTGCCTGCAACGCTCAGACCCATGGCGGGGCCACCCCTCTCCACCGAGCCTCTTACTGTGGGCACACGGAGGTGGCTGAGCTCCTGCTGACCTACggggctgatccagcagccacCGATGACGACGGGAAGACCTGCTTGCACAAG gcaGCCGAGAATGGACACGGAgacctctgcctcctcttcctgGAGCGCAACTCTGACCTGAGACGCCTGCAGGACAAGAGCCTGCGCCGCGCCTGCGATTTGGTTCCTGACACGAACGAGGACTTGAGGAAGCTTCTGGAGTAG
- the ANKRD39 gene encoding ankyrin repeat domain-containing protein 39 isoform X1, with protein MPDLGLARRGSGLFLQSDSCAAGTEERHSPNIWRTPGWERLVCFVAGPTAASQNNNLKGLTMALSPGHSKDGSCCSHHVAVPSVHQTLEEMDFERGIWCAALNGDLEKVKKQILNQSNPSEPDPFGYTALHYASRNGHYDVCRFLLESGAACNAQTHGGATPLHRASYCGHTEVAELLLTYGADPAATDDDGKTCLHKAAENGHGDLCLLFLERNSDLRRLQDKSLRRACDLVPDTNEDLRKLLE; from the exons ATGCCGGACTTGGGTCTGGCCCGGCGGGGCTCTGGCCTCTTCCTCCAGTCAGACAGCTGTGCTGCTGGGACTGAGGAGAGGCATAGtcccaatatctggaggacacctggttgggaaaggctggtctgCTTCGTGG CAGGACCTACAGCTGCTTCCCAAAATAATAACCTCAAAGGGCTAACAATGGCATTGTCGCCTGGACACTCCAAGGATGGCTCCTGTTGCTCCCACCATGTGGCTGTGCCAAGTGTTCACCAGACTCTGGAGGAGATGGATTTTGAGAGAG GGATTTGGTGTGCTGCTCTGAATGGAGACCTTGAGAAGGTAAAAAAACAGATCCTAAACCAAAGTAATCCCAGCGAGCCAGATCCCTTTGGATACACAGCTTTG CACTACGCCAGCCGCAATGGCCATTATGACGTCTGCCGATTCCTCCTGGAGAGCGGAGCTGCCTGCAACGCTCAGACCCATGGCGGGGCCACCCCTCTCCACCGAGCCTCTTACTGTGGGCACACGGAGGTGGCTGAGCTCCTGCTGACCTACggggctgatccagcagccacCGATGACGACGGGAAGACCTGCTTGCACAAG gcaGCCGAGAATGGACACGGAgacctctgcctcctcttcctgGAGCGCAACTCTGACCTGAGACGCCTGCAGGACAAGAGCCTGCGCCGCGCCTGCGATTTGGTTCCTGACACGAACGAGGACTTGAGGAAGCTTCTGGAGTAG
- the ANKRD39 gene encoding ankyrin repeat domain-containing protein 39 isoform X3 produces the protein MALSPGHSKDGSCCSHHVAVPSVHQTLEEMDFERGIWCAALNGDLEKVKKQILNQSNPSEPDPFGYTALHYASRNGHYDVCRFLLESGAACNAQTHGGATPLHRASYCGHTEVAELLLTYGADPAATDDDGKTCLHKAAENGHGDLCLLFLERNSDLRRLQDKSLRRACDLVPDTNEDLRKLLE, from the exons ATGGCATTGTCGCCTGGACACTCCAAGGATGGCTCCTGTTGCTCCCACCATGTGGCTGTGCCAAGTGTTCACCAGACTCTGGAGGAGATGGATTTTGAGAGAG GGATTTGGTGTGCTGCTCTGAATGGAGACCTTGAGAAGGTAAAAAAACAGATCCTAAACCAAAGTAATCCCAGCGAGCCAGATCCCTTTGGATACACAGCTTTG CACTACGCCAGCCGCAATGGCCATTATGACGTCTGCCGATTCCTCCTGGAGAGCGGAGCTGCCTGCAACGCTCAGACCCATGGCGGGGCCACCCCTCTCCACCGAGCCTCTTACTGTGGGCACACGGAGGTGGCTGAGCTCCTGCTGACCTACggggctgatccagcagccacCGATGACGACGGGAAGACCTGCTTGCACAAG gcaGCCGAGAATGGACACGGAgacctctgcctcctcttcctgGAGCGCAACTCTGACCTGAGACGCCTGCAGGACAAGAGCCTGCGCCGCGCCTGCGATTTGGTTCCTGACACGAACGAGGACTTGAGGAAGCTTCTGGAGTAG